From Methylopila sp. M107, a single genomic window includes:
- a CDS encoding choline kinase family protein: MSDAGAERVRSLAFWRGKVDPQPLHGGITNRNFLVEDTGKKFVVRLGDDIPLHNCLRFNERAAALAAEAAGVSPAVRHVEDGLMVIDHIDGRTFAEADVRAELPRVAELVRTAHREVTRRLRGPALAFWTFHILRGYVATLVDGNHRLTGELPRLAGVADRIEAAVGPTEIVFGHNDLLPGNFIDDGAKLWLIDWDYGGFNSPLFDLGNLASNNGFDQSQQDELLAIYYGRAPDDALRLKLSAMQVASLLRESLWSMVSELHSTLDFDYPAYTAENLARFERALARFDEMDHT, encoded by the coding sequence ATGAGCGACGCGGGGGCCGAACGCGTCCGGTCGCTCGCCTTCTGGCGCGGCAAGGTCGACCCGCAGCCGCTGCATGGCGGCATCACGAACCGCAACTTCCTCGTCGAGGACACCGGCAAGAAGTTCGTCGTCCGGCTCGGTGACGACATCCCGCTGCACAACTGCCTGCGCTTCAACGAGCGCGCTGCGGCGCTCGCGGCGGAGGCCGCCGGCGTCTCGCCCGCGGTCCGGCATGTCGAGGACGGGCTGATGGTCATCGACCACATCGACGGCCGCACCTTCGCGGAAGCGGACGTGCGCGCCGAGCTGCCGCGCGTCGCCGAACTCGTCCGCACGGCGCATCGGGAGGTGACGCGGCGCCTGCGGGGGCCCGCGCTCGCCTTCTGGACGTTCCACATCCTGCGCGGCTACGTCGCGACGCTCGTCGACGGGAACCACCGGCTGACCGGCGAGCTGCCGAGGCTCGCCGGCGTCGCCGACAGGATCGAGGCGGCCGTCGGCCCGACCGAGATCGTGTTCGGCCACAACGATCTTTTGCCGGGAAATTTCATCGATGACGGCGCAAAACTCTGGCTGATCGACTGGGACTATGGCGGCTTCAACAGCCCGCTGTTCGACCTCGGCAACCTCGCCTCCAACAACGGGTTCGACCAGAGCCAGCAGGACGAGCTGCTCGCGATCTACTACGGGCGCGCGCCCGACGACGCGCTGCGCCTGAAGCTTTCCGCCATGCAGGTCGCTTCGCTCTTGCGCGAGAGCCTCTGGAGCATGGTCTCGGAACTCCATTCGACGCTCGACTTCGACTATCCGGCCTATACGGCCGAAAACCTCGCGCGCTTCGAACGCGCGCTCGCCCGCTTCGACGAGATGGACCATACATGA